The proteins below are encoded in one region of Sideroxydans lithotrophicus ES-1:
- a CDS encoding HlyD family type I secretion periplasmic adaptor subunit — protein MTNKSPVLSPEALDFAPGLLAIQESPPARLPRSVMYTVAALFTILVLWAVFGKLNIIASAEGRLVPQTYVKIVQPADAGIVQEILVKEGQKVEAGQVLMRMDTKLAEADAKTIGNDLSIRSLQLRRIDAELNGTPLLRKADDPADLFRQVDAQYRDHRQSYLDALEQAQAALSKAQREYDSAKDVLAKLEETTPILKQQAEAYADMGKEGYAPQVTVRDKQREYLEKARDLRAQESTVASLEAAINQAKKQIDMITSKYRSDLRNERMDAEGQYRKLGQDWVKQEHKNGLLELRAPQAGIVNDLATHTAGTVVSPGTVLLSIVPENEPLIAEISVKNDDVGFVYPKQKVKVKLAAYPFEEYGMLDGEVIHIGPDASTPDAQGKDSNTNKQQQPSIYKAIVALDQQTLDADGKQHKLVAGMQVVAEINQGRRTVMQYLLSPVTKTFDESGHER, from the coding sequence ATGACGAACAAGTCACCCGTCCTGTCCCCGGAGGCACTGGATTTTGCCCCGGGGTTGCTGGCCATCCAGGAAAGCCCGCCGGCACGCCTTCCGCGGTCGGTGATGTACACAGTTGCAGCACTGTTCACCATCCTTGTACTGTGGGCTGTCTTCGGCAAACTCAACATCATCGCCAGCGCCGAAGGGCGCCTGGTGCCGCAGACCTACGTCAAGATCGTGCAGCCTGCCGATGCCGGCATCGTGCAGGAGATCCTGGTCAAGGAAGGGCAAAAGGTAGAAGCGGGACAGGTATTGATGCGCATGGATACCAAGTTGGCCGAAGCCGATGCCAAGACCATCGGCAACGACCTGTCCATACGCTCCTTGCAACTACGCCGCATCGATGCCGAGCTTAACGGCACTCCTTTACTCAGGAAGGCAGACGATCCAGCGGACCTGTTCCGGCAAGTCGATGCGCAATACCGCGACCATCGCCAATCCTATCTGGATGCATTGGAACAGGCGCAGGCTGCCCTGAGCAAGGCGCAGCGCGAATACGATTCCGCGAAGGATGTTCTGGCCAAGCTGGAAGAAACCACCCCGATCCTCAAGCAACAGGCAGAGGCCTATGCGGACATGGGCAAAGAAGGCTACGCACCGCAGGTGACGGTGCGCGACAAGCAACGCGAGTATCTGGAAAAAGCCAGGGACCTGCGTGCACAGGAATCGACCGTCGCCAGCCTGGAGGCTGCCATCAACCAAGCCAAAAAGCAGATCGACATGATCACCTCCAAATACCGCAGCGACCTGCGTAACGAACGTATGGATGCGGAAGGGCAGTACCGCAAGCTGGGACAGGACTGGGTCAAGCAGGAGCACAAGAACGGACTGCTGGAACTCAGGGCACCGCAGGCCGGCATCGTCAACGACTTGGCCACCCACACTGCAGGTACTGTAGTCTCGCCCGGCACCGTCCTGCTATCCATCGTGCCGGAGAACGAACCATTGATCGCGGAGATCAGCGTCAAGAACGACGACGTCGGCTTCGTCTACCCCAAACAAAAGGTCAAGGTGAAACTGGCGGCCTATCCCTTTGAAGAATACGGCATGCTGGACGGAGAAGTCATCCACATCGGCCCGGATGCCTCGACGCCCGATGCGCAAGGCAAAGACAGCAATACCAACAAACAGCAGCAACCCTCCATCTACAAAGCCATCGTCGCCCTGGATCAACAGACACTGGATGCCGATGGCAAGCAGCACAAACTTGTTGCCGGCATGCAGGTCGTGGCCGAGATCAACCAGGGCAGGCGCACCGTCATGCAATACCTGCTGTCTCCTGTCACCAAGACCTTCGACGAAAGTGGACACGAGCGGTGA